In Paludibaculum fermentans, the genomic stretch CTGGATTTCAACGCGTTTGAGTGTCAGCAAAGGCGTCTTCCTCTCAATGGAATGCCAGCGTTTCGACGCGCACCCAATAGGGAGCCGCCACTCGGGGGGGTACTTCCGAGAATACACCGCCCAAAGAGAAAAGGCAAGCACTATGCCGCCAGATTCAGCGGTCGGTTTTCGGCGACCACTACTGGTAGTGGTCACAAGGAAAACCTGTGGGAAATCAGGGGGAAACTGCGCGCTCTCAACGCACTTTGACCGCTCTATCCGCGCTTGCATCATGTGCCGCATTCAGAATCTCCTTCAAGCAATTCATTGCAATGACAATGCACTCCGGTATTCACTCCAAACAGCAGCAGACGGTCCCAGTTGGACGAAATCCGCCGGGCAGAAGTTGCCTCGGCAGCCGGACAACAATTTCTCTTCACGAAGAGCCGCGAGAGCCCGAGCCTGGCGCAGGGCCGCGAATTACATTGACAAAAGGTCTGATTTCCCGTAATTTCTACTGAAACGTACAGCACCCGCCAACCGTCGCGAGGTGCCGCCCCACCCACGTCGCACCTGAGCTCCCCAGATTCGTCGCCAAGACGCAGGTCAAGGCGGCTTCCGCCAACCAGGCCACACCTCAACAGGGAGATCCATCCATGGAAACGCAGAAGTTCAGCCGCCGGAGCATGGCACGCATGGCCGCGCTGCTCACGGCAGGCTCCAGCTTGCCCTTTTATAATGAAGCCGCTCTCGCGCAGGAAGCGCAGCGCGGAGTTTCCCGCGGCGCGATGCCGGCGGATGCGGTCCGCATCAGTTCCAACGAGAATCCGCTGGGGCCATGCCCCGAAGCACTGGAAGCCATCTACAAGATTGCAAAGTATGGCGGACGGTATCAGCCCTTCGGAGAGACCGCCGCTTTCATCAAGACGGCAGCCGAAGTGGAAGGCGTGAAACCTTCCTATATTGCTCCGTTCGCCGGATCGAGCGATCCACTGCACCGGACCACGGTCGCCTTCACCTCGCCGGAGCGCAGCTTCGTGATGGGGGACCCGGGCTATGAGGCCGGGGCGCGCTCGGCTCAATTCATCGGCGCCAAGGTGCACCGGATTCCACTGAGGAAGGACTTCTCGCACGATGTCGAGGCGATGTGCAAGGCTGACCCGAATGCGGGCGTCATCTACATCTGCAACCCGAACAACCCGACGGGCACGCTGACCTCGCGCAAGGACATTGAATATGTCCTGGCCAACAAGCCGAAGGGTTCGATCCTGCTGTTGGACGAAGCGTATGTCCACTTCTCGGAGATGACCCCGGCGTCCGAGCTGGTGGCGGCCGATAAGGAAGTCATCATTCTGCGTACCTTCTCGAAGGCGTACGGAATGGCGGGCATCCGGGCCGGCATGGCGATCGCCCGGCCGGACCTTTTGGAGAAGATGCGTCCGTACGGCGCCGGTATGCTGCCCATCACCGGGCTGGTGGCCGCCACGGCCAGCATGCAGGTGAAGACTCTGGTGGCGGAGCGCCGCAAAATCAACAAGGACATCCGCGAGGATACATTCGAGTTCCTGACGGCGAAGAAGTTCACATTCGTCCCGTCGCAGAGCAACAAGTTCATGCTGGAAGTCCACAAGCCGGGCATGGAAGTGGTGAAGGCCCTGGCGGCCGAGAAGATCTACATCGGGCGCGTCTGGCCGATCTGGCCGACGCATGTCCGGGTGAGCATCGGGACGCAGGACGAGATGAACAAGTTCAAGACGGCGCTCGTCAAGGTGATGGCGTAAGCATCAGCCTTCAGCAGTCAGCGATCAGACGGCACCTTCCAGCCGCTGAGCGCTGACAGCTGAAAGCCAATCGCCCGGCGATTCGCAGTTTCGCTTCCACCCACATGTTTGGGCCGCGTTGGGGCGGCCCTCCCCTTACAGATAGTGTCGACGCTCCCTGTCCGGAGCGACCTCCCAGCCGCAGTGTGCCTGGCCGCACCCGATTTCACTTTTGGAGAAACCAGATGCGATTGCTGTCGTACTTTGTGTTGGCATTACTACTCTGTGGGGAGACCCTCTCCGCCCAGAGTTTCCAGGGGAGCCTGCGCGGACGGCTGACCGACGAGAGCGGAGCCGCGGTGCCGGATGCGAAGGTCACTCTGCGCGATGAGGCGACGGGGATCACCCGCAGTTCATTAACGAGTTCGGCGGGCGAGTACACGTTTCCATCCCTGAATCCGGCCACCTACACGGTGGTGGCGCAGGCGCCGGGGTTTAAAACGATGGAGAAGCTGGGGGTCGTGGTGGCAACGCAGAGTGCGGTGACGGTGGATCTCACGCTGCCGCTGGGGCAGGTTTCGGAGAGCGTGAACGTGACCGAGGAGGTGCCGTTGATCGAAACGGCCAACGCGTCGACGGGCCAGGTAATCGACCGGCAGAAGCTGGAGGATCTGCCGAATCTGGGACGGAATCCCTTCATGATGTCGAAGCTGTCGCAGAACGTGGTGCAGGTGGGCAACCCGAAGTTCAATCGCATGCAGGATCAGTCGGGTTCGTCGCAGATCTCCATCGCGGGCGGACCAGTGCGGGGCAACAACTACCTGCTGGACGGGATTTCCATCACGGATTCAACGAATCGCGCGGTGATCATCCCGTCGCTGGAGGCGGTGCAGGAAGTGAAGGTCCAGGCCAACACGTATGACGCGGAGATGGGCCGTACGGGCGGCGGGACGTTCAATACGTTCCTGAAGTCGGGTTCGAACCGCATGCACGGCAGCGCGTTCGGCTACCTGCGGGAGACTGAGTGGCTGGCCAATAACTTCTTCTCGAACCGTGCGGGGCAGCCGAGAATCGACCAGCCGTTCCGCAACTATGGCGGATCGATCGGCGGTCCTATCCGGATCCCCAAAGTGTACGACGGGCGCAACAAGACGTTCTTCTGGATCTCGGGCGAAGCATACCGGCAGACCGAAGCGGCGGGGACAGCGCTGGCTGTGCCGACCGCGCGCGAACTGGCCGGCGATTTCAGCCAGAGCAAGGCGCAGGCCGGCGGGCTGCAACTGATGTACGATCCGCTGACAAGCCGGACGGAGAATGGCGCTATTGTGCGGGACGTGTTCGCGGGCAACATCATTCCGGCCAACCGGGTGAGCAAAGCAGGGACGAGCCTGGCGGCTTACTACCCGGCGGCCACGCGCACTGCTGCGTTCTACGGCGACAACAATTTCGACGCCACGGTAGGCGCCTATAACCGCGCCGACCAGACAACCTGGAAAGTGGACCACGAAGTCACGCGCTGGTGGCGGGCGAGCGCTTCCTACCTGCACTACGGCAGCCGCGAACCGGGCAACGCGTGGTTTCCGAACATCGCCTCGCCCAACCAGGGCGTGCTGTACCGCAAAGTGGATGCGACTCAGTTGAACAGCACCCTGACGCCGACGCCGACCATTGTGGTGGCCCTGCGCTATGGCTTCAACCGCTTTCCGAACTTCAGCGCACCCACCAGTTTTGGCATGGACATGACGAAACTGGGCTTCCCCACTTCCCTGCTCTCGCAACTGCCGGTGCAGGCGTTTCCCAGTGTCACGATGTCGGATCTGGTGAGCTACGGCGGCGGAGGCGTGTCGCAGAACGTCTTCCACTCGCGTACCTTCGCGGCAAGCCTCTCGAAGTTCGCCGGACGGCACAGTTGGAAGTTCGGGTTTGACTACCGCGTGCTGAACCACGACGGGTCGCCGACGGTGACTCCGGGCTCCTACAGCTTCAGCGATGTCTTTACACGGGCCACACCCACAAGGACCACGCTGGGCACCGGTTCCTCGCTTTCGGCCCTTCTGTTGGGCTATCCGGCCTCGGCCAGCGCGACGCTTTCGACGAATGTCTACAACTACGTCCGTTACTACGCCGGCTTCGTGCAGGACGACTTCCGCGTCAACTCGAAGCTGACGCTGAATCTCGGCCTGCGTTACGAGCTCGAGACGGGCATCGGCGACCGCAACAACAACTTCGTGGTGGGCTTCAACCCGGACAAGACGAATCCGCTGCAGTCGACGGTGACGGGCCTGACCTTGAAGGGTGTGGTGATGTACGCGGGGGTAAACGGAAACCCGACACGGTCGGGCGATCCGAACAAGAACAAGTTTTCCCCGCGCATCGGCGTCGCCTATTCGTTGAACTCGAAGACGACACTGCGCGGTGGGTATGGCATGTTCTGGGCGCCGATTCCGTTCAGCCTGCAGGATCCCATCGGTTACACGCAATCGACGCCGTATGTCGCATCGATCGACAACAATGCGACGCCGTCGGGCACTTTGGACAATCCCTTCCCGACGGGCCTGCTGAAGCCGGTGGGCAACTCGGCGGGGGAAATGGCAGGTATCGGACAGGGCATCTCCGCATACGACCTGAAGGCGCGCTCGACGCTGGTGCAGCAGTACTCGTTCGACATCCAGCGGCAACTGGCGGGCGGTGTCGCCCTGGCACTGGGCTATGTGGGCTCGAAGTCGACCCACCTGGTGCAGGGGACGGGCAGCATCAACATCAACCAACTGGCTTCGCAGTATCTGTCGCTGGGTTCGACGCTCAACCAGTCTGTGGCGAATCCCATGGCGGGCAACGGCGGCCAGTTCGCCGTGGCGAGCACGACGATCACACGCTCGCAGTTCCTGCGGCCGTTCCCCGAGTTCACGAGTGTCTCGCTGCAGAACTCGGATGCAAGCCGTGCCCTGTATCACTCGTTCTTTGTCCGAGGGCAGAAGCGGTTTGCGACGGGCATGAGCTTCGTGGCGACCTATACGTGGTCGTTGAACCAGGACAGCGCGTTCTCGGGCGCGGGGAACGTGTACAGCGGCCAGGCGGGTACGGCGCAGAACAACTACGATCTGGATGCGGAGTACGGCCTCTCGACATCGCACACACCGCACCGGCTATCCACGGCGGTGACGTATGAACTGCCGTTCGGCAAGGGCAAGCAGTTTCTGACGAACAGCCGGATTCTCGACTATGCGGTGGGCGGCTGGAGCCTGAACGTGGTGGGTACGATCCAGAGCGGCTACCCACTGGCGATCACGCAGGTGAACAACAACGCCGTCATCGGTACGTCGGTACAGCGTCCGAACGCGACGGGCCTTTCACCGGTCACACCGGGGGCGCTGACCGACCGGTTGGACAACTACATCAGCACGGCGGCGTTCAGCCAGGCCGCGCAATTCACCTTTGGCAATGTGAGCCGGACGATCGGGATGCGGGGTCCGGGGCAGATCAACTGGGATGTTTCGATGTTCAAGACATTTCAGGTGACTGAACTGTTCAAGGCTCAGTTCCGCGCGGAAGCCTTGAATTTCACGAACACGCCATTGTTCTATGGGCCCAACACGCAGTTCGGCAACGTAGCGTTTGGGCGCATCACGAGCCAGGCCAACTTTTCTCGCATGGTCCAGTTGGGAGTGCGTTTCCTCTTCTAGCAGGACCGGCGTTTGTTTCCGGTTTGAAGTAATAATGCTGGCCTGGTCCACCCCTGAGACCGGGCTTGGGACGCGGTGCATTGTAGCTCCCCTGCGATGCACCGCTCTTTTTTTGTCCGCGCTATTGTGGAATGCATATGGCTGAACCCTGGCTGAGTGGAACTCTGGGCGAATACCACGCCGTGGTGCGGGCTGTGCTGCATGGGCTGCAGCAGGCTCAGGAAGATATCGAAGAGTGGACGGACGATCTCATCGACGAGGAGTTATGGGCGCGGCCCAGCGGACTGGCTCCGGTGGGCTTTCAGATGCGGCACATGGCCGGCAGCATCGACCGGCTGCTGACGTATGCGCGCGGTGAGCAGTTGAGCGCCGGACAGTTGACCATCCTGAAGGCAGAGATGGAACCGGGCGCGGGGCGCGGCGAGTTGCTGGCGCTGATGGAGAAGACGTTTGCGGCGGCTGCGGCGCAGGTGCGCGCGACGGATCCGGCGACCTTGATCGAGGCCCGCGGAGTCGGCCGGAAGGCCCTGCCGACTACCGTGGGCGGATTGCTGATTCACACGACCGAGCACACGCAGCGGCACGTGGGCCAGTTGATTGTGACGGTCCGCGTACTGCGCGCGGCGCGCTAAGACGGCTGTTCCGGCTGCGCCACCGGCGGGCGGCGCAGCGAGGAGATCAGTGCGACTGTTGCGACCAACACGTTGGAGACGATGACGGGCATCGACTGGATGAGGACACCGTAGGCGATCCAAAGGACGGCTGCTGTGGCCTGCAGACGCCGCAGCGCACTGGGTCCCTTGAGAAAGTACGAGGCGGCAAACGTCCCCGTGGCCACGTATCCGAGCAGATCTACGCCTTGCATGGGGCTCCTTAGGCGAACTGAGCCGCGGCGGCGCCGTGCTCGGCGATGGTGAGCGTGTCGGTGCGCACCTTGTTCCAATCCTGCAGGGCGAAGCCGTTGGCGGTGAAGAAGGCGCGGATGCGGAGGGAATCCCAGCCGGCGACGTCTTCCAGGATGGGGATCAGCACGCTGAGCGCGTCGTCGCTGAGAATGGTGCGGCGCGCGATCTGGCTGATGAACTTGGCTTCGGAGACAGCGATGGTGAGACCTTCGTGGCGGTTCACGTTGAGCATGACGTGCACGTCGGAGCTGCCGTCGCCCACGTAGACCACATGGTCGTAACTGATTTGGAGCGAGTTGCGGAGTTCTTCCAATACTGCCACCTTGCCGTAGCCGGCCGAGACGCGCAGCACTTCCTGGATCTCGCCCGTTTCCGGATGGTAGCGGAACTTGGTGCCGTAGATGTTCTCGGGCGGCACGATGCCTTCGAGGGCGGATTGAATGACTTCCTCGGGAGCGGCGGAGACGACGTAGAACGCGAAGTTGCGTCCATCGATATCCTTGAGCAGCTGTGACAGGAGGCGGATGTTTTGTTTCAGGCGAATGTGCTTGCCGACTTCGTAGAGGTGCTCTTTGCGGACGCGGCGGTACTCGGGGTCGTGCAACAGCAGATAGGCGAGTTCCCCGCCCTGCTGCACCATGTGGATGCGGGACAGGCCCTCCACCTTTTTGATGAAGTCCTTGGTACCCAGCAGTTCACTCAGGACGATGCCGGAGTCGTTGAAGCTCAGCGTTTGGTCGAAGTCGGTGGCAAACAGATACTGCTTTGCGGTGTTGGTGCGTTCCTGGATCATATTCGAGAAAACTCCTTTCCTTCGGGCCCGGCGACACTAGGATCGCGCGAAGAATTATCAGCGCGATGTCGGATTCGTTACAGTTCGAGCGGGGTACAGTCCGTAGACACCTCGGCCTGGAGAAGGCTTGTGAACTGAAATGAAATACGGGGAGCTTGTGGCGGCGGGGCCTTGCGGGAATTACATCTCTATTATAGCAGACGCGCGGGCTCGGCCCAAGGATTCAGCCGAGCCCGATAGATAGGCGAATAAACAACAGTATCGTCTTTATTTACTTCACGTTGAGAGAAGGCCACACGGGCTTTCTCTTCTCGCGGAAGGCGCGCACACCCTCGATGAAATCAGCGGAGCGAAAAGTCTTGG encodes the following:
- a CDS encoding DinB family protein — encoded protein: MAEPWLSGTLGEYHAVVRAVLHGLQQAQEDIEEWTDDLIDEELWARPSGLAPVGFQMRHMAGSIDRLLTYARGEQLSAGQLTILKAEMEPGAGRGELLALMEKTFAAAAAQVRATDPATLIEARGVGRKALPTTVGGLLIHTTEHTQRHVGQLIVTVRVLRAAR
- a CDS encoding HAD-IB family phosphatase, producing the protein MIQERTNTAKQYLFATDFDQTLSFNDSGIVLSELLGTKDFIKKVEGLSRIHMVQQGGELAYLLLHDPEYRRVRKEHLYEVGKHIRLKQNIRLLSQLLKDIDGRNFAFYVVSAAPEEVIQSALEGIVPPENIYGTKFRYHPETGEIQEVLRVSAGYGKVAVLEELRNSLQISYDHVVYVGDGSSDVHVMLNVNRHEGLTIAVSEAKFISQIARRTILSDDALSVLIPILEDVAGWDSLRIRAFFTANGFALQDWNKVRTDTLTIAEHGAAAAQFA
- a CDS encoding YgjV family protein; this encodes MQGVDLLGYVATGTFAASYFLKGPSALRRLQATAAVLWIAYGVLIQSMPVIVSNVLVATVALISSLRRPPVAQPEQPS
- a CDS encoding TonB-dependent receptor, whose translation is MRLLSYFVLALLLCGETLSAQSFQGSLRGRLTDESGAAVPDAKVTLRDEATGITRSSLTSSAGEYTFPSLNPATYTVVAQAPGFKTMEKLGVVVATQSAVTVDLTLPLGQVSESVNVTEEVPLIETANASTGQVIDRQKLEDLPNLGRNPFMMSKLSQNVVQVGNPKFNRMQDQSGSSQISIAGGPVRGNNYLLDGISITDSTNRAVIIPSLEAVQEVKVQANTYDAEMGRTGGGTFNTFLKSGSNRMHGSAFGYLRETEWLANNFFSNRAGQPRIDQPFRNYGGSIGGPIRIPKVYDGRNKTFFWISGEAYRQTEAAGTALAVPTARELAGDFSQSKAQAGGLQLMYDPLTSRTENGAIVRDVFAGNIIPANRVSKAGTSLAAYYPAATRTAAFYGDNNFDATVGAYNRADQTTWKVDHEVTRWWRASASYLHYGSREPGNAWFPNIASPNQGVLYRKVDATQLNSTLTPTPTIVVALRYGFNRFPNFSAPTSFGMDMTKLGFPTSLLSQLPVQAFPSVTMSDLVSYGGGGVSQNVFHSRTFAASLSKFAGRHSWKFGFDYRVLNHDGSPTVTPGSYSFSDVFTRATPTRTTLGTGSSLSALLLGYPASASATLSTNVYNYVRYYAGFVQDDFRVNSKLTLNLGLRYELETGIGDRNNNFVVGFNPDKTNPLQSTVTGLTLKGVVMYAGVNGNPTRSGDPNKNKFSPRIGVAYSLNSKTTLRGGYGMFWAPIPFSLQDPIGYTQSTPYVASIDNNATPSGTLDNPFPTGLLKPVGNSAGEMAGIGQGISAYDLKARSTLVQQYSFDIQRQLAGGVALALGYVGSKSTHLVQGTGSININQLASQYLSLGSTLNQSVANPMAGNGGQFAVASTTITRSQFLRPFPEFTSVSLQNSDASRALYHSFFVRGQKRFATGMSFVATYTWSLNQDSAFSGAGNVYSGQAGTAQNNYDLDAEYGLSTSHTPHRLSTAVTYELPFGKGKQFLTNSRILDYAVGGWSLNVVGTIQSGYPLAITQVNNNAVIGTSVQRPNATGLSPVTPGALTDRLDNYISTAAFSQAAQFTFGNVSRTIGMRGPGQINWDVSMFKTFQVTELFKAQFRAEALNFTNTPLFYGPNTQFGNVAFGRITSQANFSRMVQLGVRFLF
- a CDS encoding pyridoxal phosphate-dependent aminotransferase, which encodes METQKFSRRSMARMAALLTAGSSLPFYNEAALAQEAQRGVSRGAMPADAVRISSNENPLGPCPEALEAIYKIAKYGGRYQPFGETAAFIKTAAEVEGVKPSYIAPFAGSSDPLHRTTVAFTSPERSFVMGDPGYEAGARSAQFIGAKVHRIPLRKDFSHDVEAMCKADPNAGVIYICNPNNPTGTLTSRKDIEYVLANKPKGSILLLDEAYVHFSEMTPASELVAADKEVIILRTFSKAYGMAGIRAGMAIARPDLLEKMRPYGAGMLPITGLVAATASMQVKTLVAERRKINKDIREDTFEFLTAKKFTFVPSQSNKFMLEVHKPGMEVVKALAAEKIYIGRVWPIWPTHVRVSIGTQDEMNKFKTALVKVMA